In Roseibium algicola, the DNA window GCGCAACCTCTACCGCCTGGTCGGAATGGCTAGCAACCCAAAAGGCGATTGACGCTGAAAGGCTAACAAAAACAAAAACGTGCAAGTTTCTAAAAAGAAATCGCATTGCAACCCCAATGAATAATTAACAAAACGTTAATCTACCATTGGTCGTACAGGGCGCGTGTGAGATCTGCAACCTGTCCTTGCAGTTCTCCCTTTTTTTCGAACGCCATGGTTAACAGCGGTCTGCGCTGTTCGGAGACCTACCCTTCTTCGCTTCCCGATCCTGGAACGGACCACTGCGGACGTACTGACAGTCCTTCAGCTACATGACCTGGCCGCCCCTTCCCGGCACCGGAAATGGGGCACTGTCAGATTTGCCTGTAGGTATTTGCAGGTACGTAAAATTTTACATGCGGTATTACCGGGACTTTAGATCCTGCGACTGTATAAGCGCGGCATCAAAACGGAGGACGTCATGATCGAAAGGACCGGTGAGATGAGGCTCTCATCCCTGGGATTGCTGCTACTTTTAGCAGCTGCGGCCATGACCTTGTTTGCTGATTTGGGGCCACAGCCCTCGACTTCCGCCAAGGCCAAGTCAGTTTACCAGCAACTCGCTCATTGACCGTTTACGCAAGGTGCCGAACTGACCGAGAAGGTTCACCGGCGCAGATCGTGCCCGCGATTTGCTCTGGCTGGAACCGGCACCGGTTTCATTTGCCCGGTGAAAGATATCGGCAGTCTGCGCCTTGCGGCCCCACCTCCGCCTTTTCCGCTTCGGCCGGTTTCACCCAACAACATGATGGCTGAGCCCATGACCACGGACCCGAGCGTGATGAACAGGCCGAATGCCAGCATGATGACCGGCAGCACCGGGTCCTCTGCCGACATGACAAGCACTCTCAGATTACCGATATTGCCGAGGAAAATGCCGCCGAGCACGAGGCCGGCAATTGCCGTTCCCGCCAGGCCGTTGACTGCAAGCAGACGAAACAAGGGATCTCTCGGAAGCTTCAAGCGAACCGGCCCCTTCATCGACAATGCCATGGCGCGCACTCCTCGCTCTGCGATTGCTGTTGCGATGCATGATCAGCCTAGCGCCGATCGATACCTGCCAACAACCTGTCAAATAGACCGATTAAGATCATTTTGAAGATCAGCTCATAGTTTATTCATCTTCGACGCAAGATTTGTGCAGCGCACTCTTGATTACAAATGCGTGAGCATATATTTGTTCGATATATCGAACCAACATATGACACTTCTTACGATGCCTATAGCGTCATCCGGATCGCAACCGGGCTCGTATGAAGGCCGTCATGCCGGGAGGACGCTCCCAGGCACGGAGTTGTCAATGAGTGTACGCAGTCTCTGCCTCGCAATCCTTTCTTTCGGGGATGCCACCGGATACGAAATCCGGAAGGAGTCGACCGAAGGCCGGTTCAGCTATTTCGATGATGCGAGCTTCGGCTCGATCTATCCGGCGCTGGCGCGTCTGGAATCGGAAGGGCTTGTAACCGTGCGCGAGGAGCCGCAGGCAGGCAAACCTGCCCGCAAGGTCTATTCCATCACCGATGCCGGCCGGGAAGACTTCATCCAGTCCCTGTGTGATCCACAGGCGCCGGACACTTTCAAATCACCCTTTCTGCTGATCGCCCTCAACGCCGCGCAACTGCCTCCCGAGGTCATCCGCCGCGCGGTCGAACGGCGCAAGGCGCAGGTACACGCTGAGTTGCGCCTGCTGACAGACAACGAAAAAGACCAGGAATGTTCGCACCCCGGGTCAAACTGGACCCGTGAATACGGCATTGCCTGCATGAATTTCACCCTCGCCTATCTGGAAGAACATGGCGAGGCACTGATCAGGATTGCTGAAGAAGCGGCGCAGCCGGTTGCGGCAGCCGCAGAGTAAGCGCAAGACGTTTCGGAGCTTTAGACAATGCGAGTGAAGTTTTCCTACCTCCTGGCGACCGGCATCGCGGCCGGTATCGGTTTCTGGATGTATAGCGGCACGATGGTGATCGGTGGTGTCGGCGACAGCGAACATGCCACCCCGCCCCCGGCGCTCAGGGTCAGCCAGGCGTCCACGGAGACCTTCCGTGTTCAGGTGGAACGTCTTGTGGCGCAAGACCGTCGAGCCGTTCTGGAAGTGCGCGGGCGCACCGAAGCCGAAGCCACGGTGGCTGTCAGATCCAAGACAACCGATGATGTGGTGGAGCGCCCGGCGCAGGAAGGCGCGCATGTCGCCGCCGGCGATGTGCTTTGTGTCCTCGACAAGGGATCGAGACAGTCACGCATTCTGGAAGCCAAGGCTGCCCTGGCTCAGGCGCAACTGGACCATGAGGCAGCAACTCAGTTGAACAGCAAGGGCTTTACCGCTCAAACCCGTGTGGCTGCCCTGCAGGCCCAGCTCGATGCTGCAAAGGCACGCCTGATAGAGGCCGAGCAGGAGCTGGAACACACAGTTATCCGGTCGCCGATTGCCGGCGTCATCCAGAGCCCCATGGCTGAAATCGGCGCACAGCTTGAACAAGGCGGCATCTGCGCGACGGTGGTTGATGCGGATCCGATGATTGCCATCGGCGAAGTGTCGGAACTGAATATCTCCGAGATCTCGCTGGACATGCCGGCAACGGTCACGCTCGTGACGGGTGAATCGCTCAACGGCAAGGTGCGTTACATCTCGCCGACGGCAAATCCGGACACGAAAACCTTCCGTATCGAGATCGAGCTTCCCAATCCTGATGGCAAGGCCAGGGACGGCGTGACGGCAGTCACCAAGCTGGAGCTGGCTGCGGAGAAAGCACATAAGATTTCGCCAGCAATTCTGACGTTGAACGACGCCGGCCAGGTCGGCATTCGTGCAGTCGATGAAAACAACAAGACTGTCTTCTACCCCGTCAAGGTGCTGGGTGGAGAACAGGACGGAATGTGGATCGGCGGTCTTCCCGACGAAGTCGTCGCCATCACCGTGGGGCAGGAATACGTCTCGGATGGAGAACTCGTGCAACCGGTCTTTGAGACGGCAGAGGTGAGTCAATGATAGACATGCTTGAAGGCGTCCTTCGGCGCCCCAAGACGGTATTCGTGATGATGCTGGCGCTGATCGTTGCCGGTGTCGCCACCTATATCTCGATCCCGAAAGAAGCCAGCCCGGACATTGATCTGCCGATCTTCTACATTTCGATCAC includes these proteins:
- a CDS encoding helix-turn-helix transcriptional regulator; its protein translation is MSVRSLCLAILSFGDATGYEIRKESTEGRFSYFDDASFGSIYPALARLESEGLVTVREEPQAGKPARKVYSITDAGREDFIQSLCDPQAPDTFKSPFLLIALNAAQLPPEVIRRAVERRKAQVHAELRLLTDNEKDQECSHPGSNWTREYGIACMNFTLAYLEEHGEALIRIAEEAAQPVAAAAE
- a CDS encoding efflux RND transporter periplasmic adaptor subunit, yielding MRVKFSYLLATGIAAGIGFWMYSGTMVIGGVGDSEHATPPPALRVSQASTETFRVQVERLVAQDRRAVLEVRGRTEAEATVAVRSKTTDDVVERPAQEGAHVAAGDVLCVLDKGSRQSRILEAKAALAQAQLDHEAATQLNSKGFTAQTRVAALQAQLDAAKARLIEAEQELEHTVIRSPIAGVIQSPMAEIGAQLEQGGICATVVDADPMIAIGEVSELNISEISLDMPATVTLVTGESLNGKVRYISPTANPDTKTFRIEIELPNPDGKARDGVTAVTKLELAAEKAHKISPAILTLNDAGQVGIRAVDENNKTVFYPVKVLGGEQDGMWIGGLPDEVVAITVGQEYVSDGELVQPVFETAEVSQ